The proteins below come from a single Vicugna pacos chromosome 13, VicPac4, whole genome shotgun sequence genomic window:
- the LOC116283117 gene encoding large ribosomal subunit protein eL15: MGAYKYIQELWRKKQSDVMRFLLRVRCWQYRQLSALHRAPRPTRPDKAHRLGYKAKQVYVVYRIRVHRGGRKRPVPKGATYGKPVHHGVNQLKFARSLQSVAEERAGRHCGALRVLNSYWVGEDSTYKFFEVILIDPFHKAIRRNPDTQWITKPVHKHREMRGLTSAGRKSRGLGKGHKFHHTIGGSRRAAWRRRNTLQLHRYR, encoded by the coding sequence ATGGGCGCTTACAAGTACATCCAGGAGCTATGGAGGAAGAAGCAGTCCGATGTCATGCGCTTTCTTCTCAGGGTGCGCTGCTGGCAATACCGCCAGCTCTCAGCGCTGCACAGGGCCCCCCGCCCCACCCGGCCCGATAAGGCGCACCGGCTGGGATACAAGGCCAAGCAAGTTTATGTCGTATACCGCATTCGTGTGCACCGTGGTGGCCGCAAACGCCCCGTTCCTAAGGGTGCTACCTACGGCAAGCCTGTCCACCATGGTGTTAACCAGCTAAAGTTTGCTCGGAGCCTTCAGTCTGTCGCCGAGGAGCGAGCTGGACGCCACTGTGGGGCTCTGCGGGTCCTGAATTCTTACTGGGTTGGTGAAGATTCTACATACAAATTCTTTGAGGTtatcctcattgatccattccaTAAAGCTATCAGAAGAAATCCTGACACCCAGTGGATCACCAAACCAGTCCACAAGCACAGGGAGATGCGAGGGCTGACATCCGCAGGCCGAAAGAGCCGTGGGCTTGGAAAGGGCCACAAGTTCCACCACACTATTGGTGGTTCTCGCCGTGCAGCTTGGAGAAGGCGCAATACTCTCCAGCTCCACCGTTACCGCTGA